Proteins found in one Streptomyces sp. NBC_00461 genomic segment:
- a CDS encoding xanthine dehydrogenase family protein molybdopterin-binding subunit, with protein sequence MVYSLAASTLTIAAPLACDTSSAEGSEPRRGPSDVLVTGADDEMLVLEVTPANKVVVRLPRVEVGQGITTAVAMMVAEELDARLADVDIPLADARTKGNQNTGGSNSVGSLYGPARQLAATARARLVTAAAKRWHLPAWSLRTRDTMVIAPDGRTATFGSLSASAARIRRAAVSAKPKPASRHKVIGRPTNRVDARDIVTGKAKYTGDLSVAGAKPTVVARPPTLGGRIVSVDDRAARALPGVHAVVRVPGGVAVVAESFHHAFQARDALKIKWAAGPLAALSDAGIRARLRAAVPHLGTPPRGTAQVEGEFEFAFVSHAPMEVLTAIADVQAHRAEIWFSSQSPMEARDDIAATVGLPASAVKVHVIRGGGSFGRRLNHDAAMEAALISKAAHRPVKLMWSRGDDIRHGRMRPADHHRIRASHADGRVVAFTHATASVNESYGRQATASRAAFRRPLAAPLPSESGLYNFGRVSGDSGGVELAMPLGAWRSVDSGTVRTAQEIMVDEVARSLGRDPVAFRRTTLRNKAVKAVLDKVAAAGAWGRTMPAGHGQGVAVHEEYGSCVACLVEIDATDPKKPRVTKVVMAADVGTVINPRGLEAQLMGTAIDGISTVLQAGLHIDRGAVREGSFADFRWARQGHAPLHFEAHIMPSRGEPGGAGELGVPAASGAVANAYARATGTRPRRFPLTF encoded by the coding sequence ATGGTCTACTCGCTGGCCGCGTCCACCCTCACCATCGCGGCCCCGCTCGCCTGCGACACCTCCTCGGCCGAGGGTTCGGAGCCCCGACGCGGCCCCTCAGACGTGCTGGTGACCGGCGCCGACGACGAGATGCTCGTCCTGGAGGTCACCCCGGCCAACAAGGTCGTCGTACGGCTGCCGCGCGTCGAGGTCGGCCAGGGCATCACCACCGCCGTCGCGATGATGGTCGCCGAGGAGCTGGACGCCCGCCTCGCCGACGTCGACATCCCGCTCGCCGACGCACGGACCAAGGGCAACCAGAACACCGGCGGTTCGAACTCGGTCGGCTCGCTGTACGGCCCGGCCCGCCAACTCGCCGCCACCGCACGGGCCAGGCTCGTCACCGCCGCCGCGAAGCGCTGGCACCTGCCCGCCTGGAGCCTGCGCACCAGGGACACGATGGTGATCGCCCCGGACGGCCGCACCGCCACCTTCGGCTCCCTCAGCGCGAGCGCCGCCCGCATACGCCGTGCGGCCGTGTCCGCCAAGCCCAAGCCGGCGTCCCGGCACAAGGTGATCGGCCGGCCGACGAACCGTGTCGATGCCCGCGACATCGTCACCGGCAAAGCGAAGTACACCGGAGACCTGTCGGTGGCCGGGGCGAAGCCGACCGTGGTGGCACGGCCGCCGACGCTCGGCGGACGGATCGTCTCGGTCGACGACCGGGCGGCCCGCGCCCTTCCCGGCGTGCACGCCGTCGTCAGGGTCCCGGGCGGGGTCGCCGTGGTGGCCGAGAGCTTCCACCACGCCTTCCAGGCCAGGGACGCCCTGAAGATCAAGTGGGCGGCCGGCCCGCTGGCCGCCCTGTCCGACGCCGGCATCCGCGCCCGGCTGCGGGCCGCGGTCCCGCACCTCGGTACCCCGCCACGCGGAACGGCACAGGTCGAGGGCGAGTTCGAGTTCGCATTCGTCAGCCACGCGCCGATGGAGGTACTGACCGCGATCGCGGACGTGCAGGCGCACCGGGCCGAGATCTGGTTCTCCTCCCAGTCACCGATGGAGGCTCGCGACGACATCGCCGCCACGGTCGGACTGCCCGCGTCCGCGGTCAAGGTCCATGTCATCCGGGGCGGGGGATCCTTCGGGCGGCGGCTGAACCACGACGCCGCCATGGAGGCGGCCCTGATCTCGAAGGCGGCACACCGGCCGGTCAAGCTGATGTGGAGCCGGGGCGACGACATCCGGCACGGCAGGATGCGCCCCGCCGACCACCACAGGATCCGCGCCAGCCACGCCGACGGCAGAGTGGTGGCCTTCACCCATGCCACGGCCTCCGTGAACGAGTCCTACGGCAGACAGGCCACCGCGAGCCGGGCCGCCTTCCGTCGCCCGCTCGCCGCTCCGCTGCCCAGCGAGTCCGGCCTCTACAACTTCGGCCGCGTCTCCGGCGACTCTGGCGGCGTCGAACTCGCGATGCCGCTCGGCGCCTGGCGGTCGGTGGACTCCGGGACGGTACGGACCGCGCAGGAGATCATGGTCGACGAGGTGGCACGGAGCCTGGGCCGGGATCCGGTCGCCTTCCGCCGTACGACTCTGCGCAACAAGGCCGTCAAGGCCGTACTCGACAAGGTCGCCGCAGCCGGCGCCTGGGGGCGGACCATGCCGGCCGGGCACGGGCAGGGCGTCGCCGTCCACGAGGAGTACGGGTCCTGCGTCGCCTGCCTGGTCGAGATCGACGCCACCGACCCGAAGAAGCCCCGGGTGACCAAGGTGGTGATGGCGGCCGACGTCGGCACGGTGATCAACCCGCGCGGTCTGGAGGCCCAGCTCATGGGCACGGCGATCGACGGGATCTCCACGGTGCTGCAGGCAGGGCTGCACATCGACCGGGGTGCCGTGCGCGAGGGCAGCTTCGCCGACTTCCGGTGGGCCCGCCAGGGGCACGCCCCGCTGCACTTCGAGGCGCACATCATGCCGTCCAGGGGTGAGCCGGGCGGCGCCGGTGAACTCGGCGTGCCGGCCGCCTCCGGAGCCGTGGCCAACGCCTACGCACGGGCGACCGGCACCAGACCGCGTCGCTTCCCGCTCACGTTCTGA
- a CDS encoding YhgE/Pip domain-containing protein: MADASPQARAVSLLGRPKLWLVPTVLTGLLALLLALLYMGGIVNPQGNLHHLPIALVNGDTGKPPAGQRQNAGTQLAAAITSDKAGDQADWRTLSRAQAQDQLDSGRVYGALVIPPDFTASITALTTADATARPTLTVLTNPGKGSLGSSLTSKITTAAAHQASVTIGKQLSAAAAPRANATTRLLLADPINVVTQVGHPIGGHSGLGLSAFYYTLLLVLAGFMGGNVISNGVDTALGYADTEIGPWHTRRPTVPINRTQTLLLKMAMTAGITVVSVSLVMLATIAILGMDATHIPLLWIYSYCATLAVGLGVQAINAAFGGIGQLVSMFVFIVLGLPSSGATVPLQAVPGFYRFLSNFEPMRQLSDGVRAILYFDARGDAGLTHSWIMIAIGAAAGLLFGFAMTRYYDRKGHKRLTPQPA, encoded by the coding sequence ATGGCCGACGCCAGTCCCCAGGCCCGTGCCGTTTCACTGTTGGGCCGCCCCAAGCTGTGGCTCGTGCCCACCGTCCTGACCGGACTGCTCGCCCTGTTGCTGGCCCTGCTCTACATGGGCGGCATCGTCAACCCGCAGGGCAACCTGCACCATCTGCCGATCGCCCTGGTCAACGGCGACACCGGCAAGCCGCCGGCCGGGCAGCGGCAGAACGCGGGCACCCAGCTCGCCGCGGCCATCACGTCCGACAAGGCCGGTGACCAGGCCGACTGGCGCACCCTCAGCCGCGCACAGGCCCAGGACCAGCTCGACTCCGGCAGGGTCTACGGCGCCCTGGTCATCCCGCCCGACTTCACCGCGTCCATCACCGCGCTCACCACCGCCGACGCCACCGCACGGCCGACGCTGACGGTGCTCACCAACCCCGGCAAGGGCAGCCTGGGTTCCTCCCTCACCAGCAAGATCACCACGGCAGCGGCGCACCAGGCCTCGGTAACCATCGGCAAACAGCTCTCCGCGGCCGCGGCGCCCCGGGCGAACGCCACGACCAGGCTGCTGCTCGCCGACCCGATCAACGTCGTCACCCAGGTCGGCCATCCGATCGGCGGCCACAGTGGCCTCGGGCTGAGCGCCTTCTACTACACGTTGCTGCTCGTGCTGGCCGGATTCATGGGCGGGAACGTCATCAGCAACGGCGTCGACACCGCCCTCGGCTACGCCGACACCGAGATCGGCCCCTGGCACACGCGCCGCCCCACCGTGCCGATCAACCGCACGCAGACCCTGCTGCTGAAGATGGCCATGACCGCGGGCATCACTGTCGTCAGCGTGTCCCTGGTCATGCTCGCCACCATCGCCATCCTGGGCATGGACGCCACTCACATCCCGCTGCTGTGGATCTACTCCTACTGCGCGACCCTCGCCGTCGGCCTGGGTGTGCAGGCCATCAACGCGGCCTTCGGCGGGATCGGCCAGCTGGTCTCCATGTTCGTGTTCATCGTCCTGGGCCTGCCGTCCTCGGGCGCCACCGTGCCGCTCCAGGCGGTCCCGGGCTTCTACCGCTTCCTGTCCAATTTCGAGCCGATGCGCCAGCTCAGCGACGGCGTCCGCGCCATCCTCTACTTCGACGCCCGCGGGGACGCCGGCCTGACCCACTCCTGGATCATGATCGCGATCGGTGCGGCCGCGGGCCTGCTCTTCGGCTTCGCGATGACGCGCTACTACGACCGCAAGGGCCACAAACGCCTGACCCCGCAGCCTGCTTGA
- a CDS encoding sugar kinase, translating to MNSMWRPDEGPVVCVGETMAALAPTPPDSLDSTGELRLSVAGAESNVAMYLADLGRSVCWLSAVGDDAFGRRVCAAVGAAGVDVTGVRTDPERPTGLLVKDPGRDRTRVHYYRSGSAASALGPDVLDDPRVRSAALVHLTGVTPALSPSCRDLVERALGTPRGERLYAISFDVNHRPALWPDGTAATVLRELADRADIAFVGLDEAQDLWGADLEPADVRRLLGRPRILVVKDGARAAHAFAEGGGGGGGGVCTVPALRTEVVEPVGAGDAFAAGFLAGLLDGHDMRRALRLGHLTASSALKVTGDHGPLPDTATIARLLDLTDEDWSAPARTDR from the coding sequence ATGAACAGCATGTGGCGCCCCGACGAGGGGCCCGTGGTGTGTGTCGGCGAGACCATGGCGGCCCTTGCGCCCACCCCGCCCGACTCCCTCGACAGCACCGGGGAACTGCGGTTGTCCGTCGCCGGGGCGGAATCCAATGTGGCCATGTATCTGGCGGATCTGGGCCGTTCCGTCTGCTGGCTCTCGGCCGTCGGTGACGACGCTTTCGGGCGGAGGGTGTGCGCGGCCGTGGGTGCTGCGGGCGTCGACGTCACCGGCGTACGGACCGACCCCGAGCGGCCCACGGGACTGCTGGTGAAGGACCCGGGCCGCGACCGCACCCGTGTCCACTACTACCGGAGCGGTTCGGCGGCCTCGGCGCTCGGGCCCGACGTCCTGGACGACCCGAGGGTGCGGTCCGCGGCCCTCGTGCACCTCACCGGAGTGACCCCCGCGCTCTCCCCGTCCTGCCGGGACCTGGTGGAACGCGCGCTCGGCACACCGCGTGGCGAACGCCTGTACGCGATCAGCTTCGACGTCAACCACCGCCCCGCGCTGTGGCCGGACGGCACGGCCGCCACGGTGTTGCGCGAGCTGGCCGACCGAGCCGACATCGCCTTCGTGGGCCTCGACGAGGCGCAGGACCTGTGGGGCGCGGATCTCGAACCGGCCGACGTACGGCGGCTGTTGGGGCGTCCGCGCATCCTGGTGGTGAAGGACGGCGCTCGGGCCGCGCACGCCTTTGCCGAGGGTGGCGGTGGCGGCGGCGGTGGTGTGTGCACCGTGCCTGCCCTGCGTACGGAAGTCGTGGAGCCCGTCGGCGCGGGCGACGCCTTCGCCGCCGGTTTCCTCGCGGGGCTGCTGGACGGCCACGACATGCGGCGTGCCCTGCGCCTCGGCCACCTCACGGCCTCGTCCGCGCTCAAGGTGACCGGGGACCACGGCCCGTTGCCGGACACCGCCACGATCGCGCGGCTCCTCGACCTCACCGACGAGGACTGGTCGGCACCCGCCCGCACCGACCGCTGA
- a CDS encoding bifunctional 4-hydroxy-2-oxoglutarate aldolase/2-dehydro-3-deoxy-phosphogluconate aldolase yields MDLRAALAAHRLVAIVRGDDPAAALRTVLALAAEGIELIEVSLTGKDALTVIEQARQALGPDRPLGAGTVLTAEDARVAHRAGADFAVTPALGEGVDAARELGMPVLAGVMTPTEIVTARGLGAAALKIFPAEQAGGTAYLKALRGPFPHEPFVPVGGVDEAAARGYLAAGAVAVGVGSPLIGDAADGGSITDLRERARAFRAVVGGFAR; encoded by the coding sequence ATGGATCTGCGAGCGGCTCTGGCCGCCCACCGCCTCGTCGCCATCGTGCGCGGAGACGACCCCGCCGCCGCCCTGCGCACCGTACTGGCCCTCGCCGCCGAGGGCATCGAACTGATCGAGGTGTCGCTGACCGGCAAGGACGCCCTCACCGTCATCGAACAGGCCCGGCAGGCACTCGGCCCCGACCGCCCTCTCGGCGCCGGCACCGTCCTGACCGCCGAGGACGCCCGGGTCGCCCACCGGGCCGGCGCGGACTTCGCCGTCACGCCCGCGCTCGGCGAAGGCGTAGACGCCGCACGGGAGTTGGGCATGCCCGTCCTGGCGGGGGTCATGACACCGACCGAGATCGTGACCGCCCGTGGCCTCGGCGCCGCCGCGCTGAAGATCTTCCCCGCCGAGCAGGCCGGCGGGACCGCCTACCTCAAGGCGCTGCGCGGGCCCTTCCCGCACGAGCCGTTCGTGCCGGTGGGCGGCGTCGACGAGGCGGCAGCGCGCGGCTATCTGGCCGCCGGGGCCGTCGCGGTCGGCGTCGGCTCACCCCTCATCGGGGACGCGGCGGACGGCGGCAGCATCACCGACCTGCGCGAGCGCGCCCGCGCGTTCCGGGCCGTCGTGGGGGGGTTCGCGCGGTGA
- the dgoD gene encoding galactonate dehydratase, giving the protein MKITRIETFLVPPRWLFCRVETDDGVVGWGEPVVEGRAEVVRAAVDVLAEYLVGQDPLRIQDHWQVLTKGGFYRGGPILSSAVAGLDQALWDIAGKTYGAPVHALLGGPVRDRVRVYAWVGGDEPAELTEQIAAQVEAGFTAVKMNGAGATSPVATAAETAAVVARVAAAREALGPDRDVAVDFHGRFTAAGSRRVLAELAPLHPLFVEEPVVPEQSHLLPGLVTSTSVPLATGERLYSRAEFLPVLAAGVAVAQPDLSHAGGISEVHRIASLAETYGAQLAPHCPLGPIALAASLQVAFATPNFLIQEQSRGIHYNKGADLLSYVVDPEPFRFVDGHAPRGDAPGLGITVDEAAVRAADRTGHAWRNPVWRHADGSFAEW; this is encoded by the coding sequence GTGAAGATCACCCGTATCGAAACGTTCCTGGTCCCGCCGCGCTGGCTGTTCTGCCGGGTCGAGACCGACGACGGCGTGGTCGGCTGGGGAGAGCCGGTCGTCGAGGGGCGCGCCGAGGTCGTCCGGGCCGCCGTCGACGTCCTGGCCGAGTACCTCGTCGGCCAGGACCCGCTGCGCATCCAGGACCACTGGCAGGTCCTCACCAAGGGCGGCTTCTACCGCGGCGGCCCGATCCTCTCCAGCGCCGTCGCCGGCCTCGACCAGGCCCTGTGGGACATCGCCGGGAAGACCTACGGCGCCCCCGTGCACGCCCTGCTCGGCGGTCCGGTGCGCGACCGGGTCCGGGTCTACGCCTGGGTCGGCGGCGACGAACCCGCCGAGCTGACCGAGCAGATCGCCGCCCAGGTGGAGGCCGGCTTCACCGCCGTGAAGATGAACGGCGCCGGCGCCACCTCACCGGTCGCCACCGCCGCCGAGACCGCCGCCGTCGTCGCCCGTGTGGCCGCCGCCCGCGAGGCCCTCGGCCCGGACCGGGACGTCGCCGTCGACTTCCACGGCCGGTTCACCGCCGCCGGCTCCCGCCGCGTCCTCGCCGAACTCGCGCCGCTGCACCCGCTGTTCGTGGAGGAGCCCGTCGTCCCCGAGCAGAGCCATCTGCTGCCGGGCCTGGTCACCTCGACCTCCGTGCCGCTCGCCACCGGCGAACGCCTCTACTCGCGCGCCGAGTTCCTGCCCGTGCTCGCCGCGGGCGTCGCGGTGGCCCAGCCCGACCTCTCGCACGCCGGCGGCATCTCCGAGGTGCACCGCATCGCCTCGCTCGCCGAGACCTACGGCGCCCAGCTCGCCCCGCACTGCCCGCTCGGCCCGATCGCGCTGGCGGCCAGCCTCCAAGTCGCCTTCGCCACACCGAACTTCCTGATCCAGGAACAGAGCCGCGGCATCCACTACAACAAGGGCGCCGACCTGCTCTCGTACGTCGTCGACCCCGAGCCGTTCCGGTTCGTGGACGGGCACGCGCCCCGCGGTGACGCCCCCGGCCTCGGCATCACGGTCGACGAGGCCGCCGTACGCGCGGCCGACCGCACCGGACACGCCTGGCGCAACCCGGTGTGGCGGCATGCCGACGGTTCGTTCGCGGAGTGGTGA
- a CDS encoding FadR/GntR family transcriptional regulator: MTPYARRGVHGQTVEALARRILGGDIPEGATLDLVALQSELDVSLTALRESLKVLAAKGMVDARQKRGTFVRSRADWNLLDADVLRWQFEGGRTSDAERALLHNLAEVRAIIEPAAVRLAAERRTDADLAALDGAIAAMGEEDAGAAHAVEADLAFHRALLAATHNELLERMEMVIESGLAHRDRIVHSSPHSEDPIPAHRAVLDAVRDRDPLAAEAAMRALLDQAGRDLDRIGTADETEGSRPQ, from the coding sequence ATGACGCCCTACGCCCGCCGAGGCGTGCACGGCCAGACCGTGGAAGCCCTCGCGCGCCGCATCCTGGGCGGTGACATCCCCGAGGGGGCCACGCTCGATCTGGTGGCGCTGCAGAGCGAACTGGACGTGAGCCTCACCGCCCTGCGGGAGTCCCTGAAGGTGCTCGCCGCCAAGGGGATGGTCGACGCCCGGCAGAAGCGCGGCACCTTCGTCCGCTCCCGCGCCGACTGGAACCTGCTCGACGCCGACGTGCTGCGCTGGCAGTTCGAGGGCGGCCGCACGAGCGACGCCGAGCGGGCACTGCTGCACAACCTCGCCGAGGTCCGCGCCATCATCGAGCCCGCCGCCGTCCGCCTCGCCGCCGAGCGCCGCACCGACGCCGACCTCGCCGCCCTCGACGGCGCCATCGCGGCGATGGGGGAGGAGGACGCGGGCGCGGCCCACGCCGTGGAGGCCGACCTCGCCTTCCACCGCGCCCTGCTCGCCGCCACCCACAACGAACTCCTCGAACGCATGGAGATGGTGATCGAGTCCGGTCTCGCCCACCGCGACCGCATCGTGCACAGCTCCCCGCACAGCGAGGACCCCATACCGGCCCACCGCGCCGTCCTGGACGCCGTCCGCGACCGGGACCCGCTGGCCGCGGAGGCCGCCATGCGGGCCCTGCTCGACCAGGCCGGCCGCGACCTGGACCGGATCGGCACCGCCGACGAGACGGAAGGGTCCCGCCCCCAGTGA
- a CDS encoding SDR family NAD(P)-dependent oxidoreductase codes for MDQPARRHGARFTGRTAVVTGAASGIGAATAARLAEEGAAVVLTDVAAEQGEAVAERIGKDGGRARFVAADVAVEEDWARVVVAAHAFGPVDVLVSNAFTVDVTPAHEMSLPSWQRQLDVNLTGSFLGFRALLPDLRARRGTAVLTSSVHAHKGIPGHPAYAASKGALLSLCGQLAVEYGPDVRVNAVVPGPILTAAWDRVPPEERERSVAETAARRFGTPEEVAAAIAFLAADEASYVTGTSLVVDGGWSVVKASA; via the coding sequence ATGGACCAGCCCGCACGACGGCACGGCGCCCGCTTCACCGGCCGCACGGCCGTGGTCACCGGAGCGGCCTCCGGCATCGGAGCCGCGACCGCCGCACGCCTCGCCGAGGAGGGAGCCGCCGTCGTGCTCACCGACGTCGCCGCGGAGCAGGGCGAGGCCGTGGCGGAGCGGATCGGCAAGGACGGTGGCCGGGCCCGGTTCGTGGCCGCCGATGTCGCGGTCGAGGAGGACTGGGCGCGGGTCGTCGTCGCCGCGCACGCCTTCGGGCCCGTGGACGTCCTCGTCAGCAACGCCTTCACGGTCGACGTCACGCCCGCGCACGAGATGTCACTACCGTCCTGGCAGCGGCAGCTCGACGTGAACCTGACCGGCAGCTTCCTCGGATTCCGCGCGCTGCTGCCCGATCTGCGGGCCCGCCGCGGGACGGCGGTCCTGACCTCGTCCGTCCACGCCCACAAGGGCATTCCCGGGCATCCTGCCTACGCCGCCTCCAAAGGCGCCCTGCTCTCCCTGTGCGGGCAGCTCGCCGTCGAGTACGGGCCCGACGTCCGCGTCAACGCGGTCGTACCGGGGCCGATCCTGACCGCGGCCTGGGACCGGGTGCCGCCCGAGGAGCGGGAGCGCAGTGTCGCCGAGACGGCCGCACGCCGCTTCGGCACCCCCGAGGAGGTCGCCGCGGCCATCGCCTTCCTCGCCGCCGACGAGGCCTCCTACGTCACCGGCACCAGTCTCGTCGTGGACGGCGGCTGGAGCGTCGTGAAGGCCTCCGCATGA
- a CDS encoding alpha-galactosidase — MTYQRWTLRTGHTSYTVRLSPDGPWAELDAWGPPGVEHGPSALDRSRRTHFITPADAAPAEYLPYGLRPFTGAELVAARPGEERGVWWEFDGAEEDEGTLRLAFADDVLGLRTVLCYATVPGTDVILRWTEHTGTEELRLERFDSGAVNIPVTGAARLTYLSGQWSQEFQRTRLDLNRGTFTIGSHQGAPGHAYAPWLAVQDGEAAATYGIALEWPGNWHITAEAEPGGSVRVRAGRIPHEGAVVLAPGRTLTTPRLACAFSPDGLDGLSRVWHRYERHLAGDRLHRPRRVLYNSWEATGFDVEAAGQLELAKSAADIGAELFVVDDGWFTGRTDDTGGLGDWYPDPAAFPRGFGQFVEDVRALGLDFGLWVEPEAVSPTSRLYTAHPEWVYRIDGRPARLVRNQLLLDLGRTDVQDFVVTTLDRLLTEYDISYLKWDMNRPPTERGRPGAGPADRLDLDAGHVAGYLRVLDHLRTAHPDVTVEGCAGGGGRTDHATLARTDVVWPSDNTAPLDRLRVQYGFLHAHAPHVMSSWVSDAPGVFDPRPRSLAFRFVNAMCGVLGVGADLRAWTPQQRAEAARWIARYKEVRDVVHHGEARLLGTPEDSTCGVQYDAGERTVVAALGTGRLDGAPLMPGRPDRLRLRGLDPAARYRDTVTGTPYSGAHLLHYGLPFTWSAEYDADLVVLTRE, encoded by the coding sequence GTGACGTACCAGCGCTGGACCTTGCGCACCGGGCACACCAGCTACACGGTGCGCCTGTCCCCGGACGGCCCGTGGGCGGAACTCGACGCCTGGGGCCCGCCCGGTGTCGAGCACGGCCCCTCCGCCCTCGACCGGTCCAGGCGCACCCACTTCATCACGCCCGCCGACGCGGCACCGGCCGAGTACCTGCCGTACGGACTGCGGCCGTTCACCGGAGCCGAGCTGGTGGCGGCACGTCCGGGCGAGGAGCGGGGCGTGTGGTGGGAGTTCGACGGCGCGGAGGAGGATGAGGGGACGCTGCGGCTGGCCTTCGCCGATGACGTGCTCGGCCTGCGTACGGTCCTCTGCTACGCGACCGTGCCGGGCACGGACGTGATCCTCCGCTGGACCGAGCACACCGGCACGGAGGAACTGCGACTTGAGCGGTTCGACTCCGGCGCCGTGAACATCCCGGTGACCGGCGCGGCTCGGCTGACATATCTCTCCGGGCAGTGGTCGCAGGAGTTCCAGCGCACTCGACTCGACCTGAACCGGGGGACGTTCACCATCGGCAGCCACCAGGGCGCGCCCGGCCACGCGTACGCGCCCTGGCTCGCCGTGCAGGACGGCGAGGCGGCAGCCACGTACGGCATCGCGCTCGAATGGCCGGGCAACTGGCACATCACCGCGGAGGCCGAACCGGGCGGCTCGGTGCGCGTGCGCGCGGGACGGATCCCGCACGAAGGGGCGGTCGTCCTCGCGCCGGGACGGACGCTCACCACCCCCCGCCTCGCCTGCGCCTTCAGCCCGGACGGACTCGACGGCCTCTCCCGCGTCTGGCACCGCTACGAACGCCACCTCGCCGGCGACCGGCTGCACCGCCCCCGCAGGGTGCTCTACAACTCCTGGGAGGCCACCGGCTTCGATGTCGAGGCCGCCGGGCAACTGGAACTGGCGAAGTCGGCCGCCGACATCGGGGCGGAACTGTTCGTCGTGGACGACGGCTGGTTCACCGGGCGGACCGACGACACCGGAGGCCTCGGCGACTGGTACCCGGATCCGGCGGCCTTCCCCCGGGGTTTCGGTCAATTCGTCGAGGACGTAAGGGCGTTGGGCCTGGACTTCGGCCTGTGGGTCGAGCCGGAAGCCGTCAGTCCCACGAGCCGTCTGTACACCGCGCACCCCGAGTGGGTCTACCGCATCGACGGCCGCCCCGCCCGTCTGGTCCGCAACCAACTGCTCCTGGACCTGGGCCGCACCGACGTCCAGGACTTCGTCGTCACCACGCTCGACCGCCTGCTGACCGAGTACGACATCAGCTACCTCAAGTGGGACATGAACCGGCCGCCCACCGAGCGCGGCCGCCCCGGCGCCGGACCCGCCGACCGCCTCGACCTCGACGCCGGGCACGTCGCCGGATACCTGCGCGTCCTCGACCACCTGCGCACCGCCCACCCCGACGTCACCGTCGAGGGCTGCGCGGGCGGAGGCGGACGGACCGACCATGCGACCCTCGCCCGCACCGACGTCGTGTGGCCCAGCGACAACACCGCCCCGCTGGACCGGCTCCGGGTCCAGTACGGCTTCCTGCACGCGCACGCCCCGCACGTCATGAGTTCCTGGGTCAGCGACGCCCCCGGCGTCTTCGACCCGCGCCCGCGCAGTCTCGCCTTCCGCTTCGTCAACGCCATGTGCGGGGTGCTCGGCGTGGGCGCCGACCTGCGAGCCTGGACACCTCAGCAGCGGGCCGAGGCCGCGCGGTGGATCGCCCGGTACAAGGAGGTGCGGGACGTCGTCCACCACGGAGAGGCCCGGCTCCTGGGTACCCCGGAGGACAGCACCTGCGGGGTGCAGTACGACGCCGGCGAGCGCACGGTCGTCGCCGCGCTCGGCACCGGACGCCTCGACGGCGCCCCGCTGATGCCCGGCCGCCCCGACCGGCTCCGGCTGCGGGGACTGGACCCGGCGGCGCGCTACCGGGACACGGTGACCGGGACGCCGTACAGCGGGGCTCATCTGCTCCACTACGGGCTGCCCTTCACCTGGAGCGCCGAGTACGACGCCGACCTCGTCGTGCTGACACGTGAGTGA
- a CDS encoding carbohydrate ABC transporter permease codes for MSANSTAVRRKRAATAGFHLGAGALAVLWLLPIALVVVTSLRSFDDIAAHGLGSWPHSFTLGNFRQAWVDGGQQRALINSLLVTVPCVLVTLALAAMAAFSLSRYELPFRRALLLLMLGGNLLPPQILLIPVSKLSEMMGVYDTLPALIGVQIGFGVGFYVFVLHGFMRGIPAEIQQAAVVDGAGPWQIFWRIILPLTRPALAALSALSFTWIFNDLLWAITVLRSDTKMPITAALIGLQGQYVSMWNVIAAGSVIAAAPTVAVFLRFQRHFVAGLNLGAVK; via the coding sequence ATGTCCGCCAACTCCACGGCAGTGCGGCGCAAGCGGGCCGCGACCGCCGGATTCCACCTGGGCGCCGGTGCGCTGGCCGTCCTGTGGCTGCTGCCCATCGCACTCGTCGTGGTGACCAGCCTGCGCTCCTTCGACGACATCGCCGCGCACGGACTGGGCAGTTGGCCGCACTCCTTCACACTCGGCAACTTCCGCCAGGCCTGGGTCGACGGGGGCCAGCAGCGCGCCCTGATCAACAGCCTGCTCGTCACCGTGCCCTGCGTCCTGGTGACCCTCGCCCTGGCCGCCATGGCGGCGTTCTCCCTCAGCCGCTACGAACTCCCCTTTCGCCGCGCCCTGTTGCTCCTCATGCTCGGCGGCAACCTGCTCCCGCCGCAGATCCTGCTCATCCCGGTCTCCAAGCTCAGCGAGATGATGGGCGTCTACGACACCCTGCCCGCGCTCATCGGCGTGCAGATCGGCTTCGGAGTCGGCTTCTACGTCTTCGTCCTGCACGGCTTCATGCGCGGGATCCCGGCCGAGATCCAGCAGGCCGCGGTCGTCGACGGCGCCGGACCCTGGCAGATCTTCTGGCGGATCATCCTCCCGCTGACCCGACCCGCGCTGGCCGCCCTCAGCGCCCTGTCCTTCACCTGGATCTTCAACGACCTGCTCTGGGCGATCACCGTCCTGCGCAGCGACACCAAGATGCCGATCACGGCCGCTCTCATCGGACTTCAGGGGCAGTACGTGTCGATGTGGAACGTGATCGCCGCCGGTTCCGTCATCGCCGCCGCGCCCACGGTCGCCGTCTTCCTGCGCTTCCAGCGGCACTTCGTGGCCGGCCTCAACCTGGGAGCGGTCAAGTGA